The Setaria viridis chromosome 9, Setaria_viridis_v4.0, whole genome shotgun sequence sequence TCCTGCATTATTACTCTGTATGGAAAACTTGATGATTCATTCTTTGCAGGATGTGAGTGTACAGTTTGTATAGACCGTTTGTAACCAGCCCGTCAGGCTTTCCTCTCCTGCTGGctcattttaaaaaaagaaaagaaaacttgaTAATTCACAAGTCGGCTCAAGAAACTCAGCATTGACCCAAACTGAAGCAAAACATTCAGTTATATATGTGTAATTCAAATTCTACGTGGATCCCAAATGAACTCACAATTTTGGATTCCTATCCACAGAGTGTACTAGTACTACTaggcacaattttttttaaaaaagaactaGCTAAGTTATTGTTGAAAATGTTTGCTCATAAGATGTGAATACAACAAAAGCAAAAAATTGATTAACTTACGGCAGCCATGAAGACCGACTTGGTGGAGCAATCATACAGAACAAATGCAAATTTTCCGCTTATGTCTCTCACGACTTGATCAGCCGGATAAGGACCCCTGTCCCTCAACGTCCTGTAAGCCTCAATGACGATGTTGACCTCATTAGCGCCTTTACTTAATCCATATTGCTGCTTGAGGACAGCAACGTTCTCAATTGTGCCCTGGAACATGCAGAACATGCCATCCACTGCACCAAACAACCTGCCAACACAAACGGTTCGGGTTAGGGAAGCTGCAACTCGATTAAAAGTCTTCAAGACACGGTACAGCATAATATCactgaaaaaggaaaaacagtATCTGTGCCGGGCATCAGAGTAGCACTTTATCTAATGAGAATTTCCTGATAAAAGGATCAAGCGAAACGCCTGACAACAGTCATGTGAGCAGAGTTCCTGGCTCTTCAGTAACCTGATCAGGAAACTAGTTTAATCTGATTCTAGATGCTAACGCGTGGTTGGCCTGGACATGGTTGTTCGTTCCTTGCTGACTCGCTTCTGAATCCGTGCGACTGTGATCATATATTGATATCCTAGGCGTAAGCATCTCACCAAATTGTGTATGCTAACACGGGTACTAactgctaagttgaagcagaCAATTGCATACAGGAAAATAGATAAGTGATTGATAATCATGCAGGATTGTCACAGGAGAGATGCTACACACGAGCAAACTAGACAAACACAATGACACGGCGAGGGCGATCCTGCACGATATCCGACAAGCTTACCTGGGGAGGAGCGGGCTCTGGCCGTGGGAGGAGTACGCCATGGCGCCGGACCTGCCGAGGTTGACGGTGACCGCGTCGGGGCGCGCCTCCCTGAACCGGTCCGCGAGCCCCGCCGCGCTGCCGTCCCCCGCGGCGCCCGGCTGCCGCAGCCCCTCGGGGCTCGGCGCCACCTCCCGGTCGAACACCGCCAGCATCCCGTCGCCTCTACCGAGCTGCGATCCGCGCGTCGCTCTCGCTCTCTCCACACCTCGTACGCTTCCGCTGCGAGCTTGCCCAATCTATCGCCAGGAGGATTCCGGGATGACGAGGAGAGGATCGATGGATGGCGGGCTTATATTCCGGTGGTACGTGGCCGTCGGtggccggcgcccgcgcgcgggGAAGGCGGGAGAAGGATCGGGACTGATCCACACGGCGCCGCGGGACCCGCGGCACACCTGTCGTTGCCAGTCACCGGCCGCCGCGCACTCGTCGGGCGCGGAGAGGATAAGGACAAACGGGGATTCCTTTCAAATCAAAGAAGAAAAGGCAAACGGGAAAAAGTTGTGGAGGCCCATTTCGGGAATGGGCCCATGTAGCCATGAAACCAAAACAGCATCGAGCCAAGGGGAAACTAGTTTCTATTTCGTTTCGATACTCCTTTTCTTGACAATTGGAGTGAGAATAAAAAACTACAGTGCCAAATTTAACCATCTCGGGAaataaataatctacatttCAGATGAGTAACCATCTTGGCAGATAAATACTCTACATTTCAGAAGTTGAAAACAACTTTTGTACGCAGAGTTCCTGAAATCTGAATGTGTTTTAGGATATCTGGGGTACGTGTAAGTTCAGGTTCAGAACGTCTCAAATCACATCAGGTGAGTTTCAGCGGCACGATCACTTCAGATCAGTTGCACAGCAGAGCATGGAGCTCCACATGATAACAATTTCCCACAGCAAtgagaaaatgaaaatgaaagaCAACTTAAAATAAGTGGGGAAACCAAGACAGTTATTCACAGATACGGTGATAATATGATATATATACAGTGAAATGCCAAGTTCCGAGATGAAGTAGTTTCTCACGTAATAGGTAAATCAGCAGAGATAGAAGGATCAAGCTATCTGGTCTTCCCTCCCTACAAGGCAGGCCACTCGGCTGTATCCTGCCATTAGTTAGAACTGATACACTAATAGCCTGCCTGCAACATGACCATGGTCTTTGCTCAAACAGTGTCGGCCATGTGAAACAAATTATGATTATCTCTGGAGACCATAGAGACACCTTAATCTAAATACTTCAACTCCACATGCTGAACTGAATGTGTTATATTAACAACTGTAAAAGATAGAGCAGTTCATAGGTTGAAGGACACCTGATCAGGTCCAGGCAGCGATATAACGAGGATAACAGTAAAGATACTCGGAGCCATTGTGATAAAACAAGAGCTGCTGATGTCTGGGTTTATGTTGTTTCCATTGAGGT is a genomic window containing:
- the LOC117840482 gene encoding stem-specific protein TSJT1 codes for the protein MLAVFDREVAPSPEGLRQPGAAGDGSAAGLADRFREARPDAVTVNLGRSGAMAYSSHGQSPLLPRLFGAVDGMFCMFQGTIENVAVLKQQYGLSKGANEVNIVIEAYRTLRDRGPYPADQVVRDISGKFAFVLYDCSTKSVFMAADADGNVPFYWGVDSDGRLVVSDDDEMVKKACGKSSAPFPKGFFFTTPGGLQSYEHPMNEVKPVPRVDSKGEVCGTTYTVDAKAKKDTSIPRVGSAADWSAQY